One Brassica napus cultivar Da-Ae chromosome A5, Da-Ae, whole genome shotgun sequence DNA window includes the following coding sequences:
- the LOC106367117 gene encoding glycerol-3-phosphate acyltransferase, chloroplastic-like: MTPLTLYSSAATVTLTSSPRVPFHPPARRGFVSFRLTAKKLPLRSHSLSVRAMSELVQDKESVVAASTESSEELNHSRTFLDARTEQDLICGIKKEKEAGRLPPNVAAGMEELYWNYKNAVLSSGAPGADKTVISNMSVAFDRMLLGVEDPYTFNPYHKAVREPFDYYQFVHMYISPLIDFKNSYVGNVSIFSELEDKLRQGHNVVLISNHQSEADPAVISLLLEAHCPYIGENIKCVAGDRVITDPLCKPFSMGRNLICVYSKKHMNDDPELVDMKRKANTRSLKEMATLLRSGSQLIWIAPSGGRDRPDPSTGEWFPAPFDASSVDNMRRLVEHSGAPGHIYPISLLCYDIMPPPPKVEKEIGEKRLVGYHGTGLSIAPEISFSDVTADCSNPNEAKEAYSQALYKSVDEQYKTLNSAINHRRGIEASTSTVSLSQPWN, encoded by the exons ATGACTCCTCTCACACTTTACTCCTCCGCCGCAACCGTAACTTTAACTTCCTCGCCGAGGGTTCCGTTTCACCCTCCCGCTCGTCGCGGCTTCGTTTCCTTCAGATTAACCGCCAAGAAGCTGCCTCTTCGTTCACATTCGCTGAGTGTGAGAGCGATGTCTGAGCTCGTTCAGGATAAGGAATCTGTCGTCGCGGCTAGCACTGAGAGTAGTGAGGAGCTCAACCATTCCCGTACCTTCTTGGATGCGCGCACTGAACAAG ATCTTATTTGTGGTATAAAGAAGGAAAAAGAAGCTGGAAGGTTGCCTCCCAATGTTGCAGCAGGGATGGAAGAATTGTATTGGAACTACAAAAATGCA GTTTTGAGTAGCGGAGCTCCAGGGGCAGATAAGACTGTTATATCAAACATGTCTGTTGCTTTCGATCGCATGCTTCTTGGTGTCGAG GATCCTTATACTTTTAATCCGTATCATAAAGCTGTGAGAGAACCATTTGATTACTACCAGTTTGTCCATATGTACATCAGTCCCCTTATTGATTTCAA AAACTCTTACGTTGGAAATGTTTCTATTTTCTCCGAGCTGGAAGATAAGCTTCGGCAG GGACATAATGTCGTGTTAATATCAAATCATCAAAGTGAAGCTGATCCAGCTGTCATTTCCTTGTTACTTGAAGCGCATTGTCCATACATAGGCGAGAACATT AAATGTGTGGCTGGTGATCGAGTCATCACTGATCCTCTTTGTAAGCCGTTTAGTATGGGAAG GAATCTCATATGTGTCTACTCGAAAAAGCACATGAACGATGATCCTGAGCTTGTTGATATGAAACGAAAAGCAAACACACGAAGCTTAAAGGAGATGGCTACATTGCTAAG GTCTGGCTCCCAACTAATATGGATTGCACCAAGCGGTGGAAGGGACCGCCCGGATCCTTCTACTGGGGAATGGTTTCCT GCACCCTTTGATGCTTCTTCGGTGGACAACATGAGAAGACTGGTTGAACATTCTGGTGCTCCTGGACATATCTATCCAATTTCTTTGCTTTGCTATGACATAATGCCGCCTCCACCCAAA GTTGAGAAAGAAATTGGAGAGAAAAGATTAGTTGGGTACCATGGTACCGGACTATCAATTGCTCCTGAAATCAGCTTCTCAGATGTAACGGCAGACTGCAGCAACCCGAATGAg GCGAAAGAAGCATACAGCCAAGCTCTGTACAAGTCGGTGGATGAACAATACAAGACTTTGAACTCTGCAATCAATCACAGAAGAGGAATAGAAGCATCAACTTCAACAGTATCTTTGTCACAACCCTGGAATTAA